In one bacterium genomic region, the following are encoded:
- a CDS encoding T9SS type A sorting domain-containing protein, protein MNRIVILIIVVATACLALPAEIDVRIEVPSRDALRELVNTGLGIDNYKVETGEVFGVVRETDLEALLALEYPLEVLPETDARVLADISKEPSGYPLHSDYLSFMNQIVVDHPVIASLDTFGYSVGGRPLLMMKISDYVAWDEGEPEFCYISTMHGDEPPGMIFLMWFIDSLTDNYGSDPRVTRLVDSCEIYINPLLNPDGYVSRSRYNNNSRDLNRNFAMPDGTEGDYSWSAEIETQAISKWANGRFASNVINFHTGALVANYPWDFTNIRCPDDSLYIFIARNYADRNIPMYNNSSSGFDHGVTNGYDWYEADGTLQDFTYWMRGGLHLTVELGNHKTPPYDSLPDVWDDNYDAYLATIEVCLDHGVHGTVIDSLSGDPIAATLTVNPPSFDFYSSPENGYYHRIHLAGTVDITASAPGYDTKTQSIIIPSTGLARLDFELNSKNPTTIFSADFEVDNGGFVTHSFTPNPQEWEWGEPSLGVVAAHSGQKLWGTTLDGQYSNESKSRLALEDIVLPDADSIVLSFFHWYSFQTPSSDAFHDGGNMKIWTSSSDSTILSPTPGYDDVQSSWNALIPDQLSFADTSFAKQWQEVCCDLTPWRGQTVDISWDFGSSSVNTQVGWYIDDVWIYYSSDTTLLTEESSRLPKHCEISISPNPFNASCKIDLFNTTRGKLKIYDMQGKLVREIPITPNEEQNFTILWNGTDTKGNDLGSGIYFVSSPDRTVNKRIILMK, encoded by the coding sequence ATGAACCGTATTGTTATATTGATTATCGTTGTGGCAACTGCATGTCTGGCGCTTCCGGCTGAAATCGATGTTCGTATCGAGGTGCCATCTCGAGATGCCTTGAGGGAATTGGTAAATACCGGTCTTGGCATCGATAATTATAAGGTGGAAACTGGCGAGGTATTCGGGGTTGTGCGCGAGACTGATCTCGAAGCACTCCTCGCGCTCGAATACCCGCTGGAGGTACTCCCTGAAACTGATGCTCGCGTTTTGGCGGACATTTCGAAAGAACCCTCCGGTTATCCGCTTCACTCAGACTATCTATCGTTTATGAATCAGATTGTGGTCGACCATCCGGTCATCGCCTCGCTCGACACCTTTGGCTATTCCGTCGGCGGAAGACCGCTTCTTATGATGAAAATATCCGACTATGTGGCCTGGGACGAGGGCGAGCCGGAGTTTTGCTATATCAGCACCATGCATGGAGACGAACCGCCGGGGATGATCTTCCTTATGTGGTTCATCGACTCGCTCACGGACAACTACGGCTCGGACCCGCGCGTCACGCGACTCGTTGATTCTTGCGAAATATATATTAATCCCCTCTTGAATCCCGATGGTTATGTTTCGCGAAGCAGATACAATAATAATAGTAGGGACCTCAACCGCAACTTCGCCATGCCCGATGGCACTGAAGGTGATTATTCTTGGAGCGCGGAAATAGAAACGCAAGCAATCTCGAAATGGGCTAACGGAAGATTCGCCTCCAATGTTATTAATTTCCACACAGGCGCTTTAGTTGCAAATTATCCATGGGATTTCACGAATATTCGTTGTCCAGACGATTCGCTATATATATTCATAGCAAGAAATTACGCGGATCGCAATATACCGATGTATAACAACTCATCGTCGGGTTTCGACCATGGTGTAACCAATGGCTACGATTGGTATGAGGCAGACGGCACTCTTCAAGACTTCACATATTGGATGCGCGGCGGCCTTCATCTTACTGTCGAATTGGGTAATCATAAAACGCCTCCATACGATTCTCTTCCCGATGTCTGGGACGACAATTACGATGCCTATCTCGCGACCATCGAAGTATGCCTTGATCACGGAGTTCACGGCACCGTTATCGACAGCCTTTCCGGCGATCCAATAGCCGCGACCCTTACTGTAAACCCCCCAAGTTTCGATTTCTATTCCTCACCCGAAAACGGTTATTACCACAGAATACACCTTGCCGGCACAGTCGATATCACAGCATCGGCTCCGGGATATGACACAAAGACTCAATCTATAATAATACCTTCAACCGGTCTCGCCCGCCTCGATTTTGAGCTTAATTCAAAGAACCCGACGACTATCTTTAGTGCGGATTTCGAAGTGGATAATGGTGGTTTTGTTACGCATTCCTTCACACCGAATCCCCAAGAGTGGGAATGGGGCGAGCCATCACTGGGTGTTGTCGCCGCCCATTCCGGTCAAAAGCTATGGGGAACAACCCTCGATGGGCAATATAGCAATGAGAGCAAAAGCAGGCTTGCACTCGAGGATATCGTTCTACCCGATGCCGATAGCATCGTGCTTTCGTTCTTCCATTGGTATAGCTTTCAGACCCCATCATCCGATGCTTTCCACGATGGTGGTAACATGAAAATATGGACGTCGTCGAGCGATAGCACTATCCTATCCCCTACACCTGGATATGATGATGTCCAATCCAGTTGGAATGCATTGATTCCAGACCAACTTTCCTTTGCTGATACTAGCTTTGCCAAGCAATGGCAAGAAGTCTGTTGTGACCTTACTCCTTGGCGCGGCCAGACGGTCGATATATCTTGGGATTTCGGGTCATCGAGCGTCAACACGCAGGTTGGCTGGTATATCGACGATGTATGGATTTACTACTCCAGTGATACCACCCTCCTAACCGAGGAATCATCCAGATTGCCAAAGCATTGCGAAATATCCATTTCGCCAAATCCATTTAACGCCTCTTGCAAGATAGACTTATTTAATACAACTCGAGGGAAGCTTAAAATTTACGACATGCAGGGAAAACTCGTTCGAGAAATACCCATTACACCAAACGAAGAGCAAAATTTTACTATCCTCTGGAACGGAACAGATACCAAAGGCAATGATCTCGGGTCCGGTATCTATTTCGTATCCTCGCCTGATAGAACCGTTAATAAACGCATCATTTTGATGAAATAG
- a CDS encoding T9SS type A sorting domain-containing protein: MDITFYKLNDDSAQFGFSLDSARTASSGDIHFIWNDTTDFLKIINEAPAFCSDMHLFYGKTYYWDIQIGSDTICFDHDEMASFQVNNWTSEDTTSLIIEHDLFPMGDYPSGSDFADTILLNIADVLGLKENNVPTKHGLLISPNPFNSMCRISTPENSVVEIFDIEGRKVSELGGGNQIWKPEASVGSGVYLVRAKIGDKDITKRVVYLK; this comes from the coding sequence ATGGATATAACCTTTTACAAGTTGAATGATGACAGCGCGCAGTTCGGGTTCTCATTAGATTCTGCAAGGACTGCAAGTTCGGGCGATATTCACTTTATTTGGAACGACACCACAGATTTCCTCAAAATAATAAATGAAGCCCCTGCGTTTTGTTCTGATATGCACTTGTTCTACGGTAAAACATATTATTGGGATATACAGATTGGTTCGGATACAATCTGCTTCGATCATGACGAAATGGCTAGTTTTCAGGTTAATAATTGGACAAGTGAAGATACTACAAGCTTGATCATCGAACATGATTTATTCCCAATGGGTGATTATCCTTCAGGTAGCGACTTTGCTGATACAATCTTGTTGAATATTGCAGATGTTTTAGGTTTAAAAGAGAATAACGTCCCAACAAAACATGGTTTGTTAATTTCTCCCAATCCATTCAACTCGATGTGCCGTATTTCGACACCAGAAAATTCAGTTGTTGAGATATTCGATATAGAAGGACGGAAGGTTAGTGAATTAGGCGGCGGAAACCAAATATGGAAACCGGAGGCGTCGGTTGGTAGTGGCGTATATTTGGTCAGGGCGAAAATCGGGGATAAGGATATTACGAAGCGTGTGGTGTATTTAAAATAA
- a CDS encoding T9SS type A sorting domain-containing protein, whose protein sequence is MVSPDISPDSLTGEFLYYSSNCGTTLVVKDSAAYPWTYSAIAADYEIGNVYKKTRENLYHSGDYGASWHLRVVHVGYNDMLSSGYSLGEVYESQSSYVIRSSNFGIDYDTVGRSSSFGRNCLGWESGELFLLNQIYGQFYHSTDTLTTWTQIYDFGYRNSHFVRRGRLGDLYILSPTSILYSADYGSTFVNMNSFPFSFSWSAQEGTLDDIVGGMFSGELYGVDSYFHENEYYWQRGGSIKICYSRNFGATFTCMTHSAEGITFDTLSGIKETGKPERMRIGVYPNPFNTNCRILSRPSSELEIFDLQGRFIESGATDYMGMYIWSPSDLPAGLYLVKINNDFGKVFYAK, encoded by the coding sequence GTGGTTAGCCCGGATATAAGCCCGGATTCGTTGACCGGAGAATTTTTATACTATTCTTCCAATTGTGGAACTACGTTGGTAGTCAAGGACTCAGCCGCTTATCCATGGACGTATTCAGCTATAGCAGCAGATTATGAAATAGGGAATGTCTATAAAAAAACGCGTGAAAATTTATACCATAGCGGTGATTATGGGGCAAGTTGGCACCTTAGAGTAGTCCACGTTGGCTATAATGACATGTTAAGTTCAGGATATTCCTTAGGAGAGGTATATGAGAGTCAAAGCTCTTATGTTATAAGATCAAGTAACTTCGGTATTGATTACGATACCGTTGGACGCTCAAGTAGTTTTGGTAGAAATTGTTTAGGTTGGGAATCAGGGGAGCTTTTTTTACTTAACCAAATATATGGGCAATTTTACCACAGCACCGATACATTAACGACCTGGACTCAAATATACGATTTCGGATACCGTAATTCCCATTTTGTTAGGAGGGGAAGACTTGGCGATTTATATATTCTTTCTCCTACTTCCATTCTCTATTCCGCAGATTACGGTTCAACATTTGTAAATATGAATTCTTTCCCCTTTTCATTTAGCTGGTCTGCTCAAGAAGGTACGTTGGATGATATAGTTGGGGGAATGTTTTCCGGCGAGTTGTATGGAGTCGATTCTTACTTCCACGAGAATGAATATTATTGGCAACGAGGAGGGAGTATTAAAATATGCTATTCACGTAATTTTGGAGCTACATTTACGTGTATGACCCATTCGGCGGAGGGTATTACATTTGATACCCTTTCCGGTATCAAAGAGACCGGAAAACCGGAAAGAATGCGAATTGGAGTGTATCCAAATCCTTTTAACACAAATTGTAGAATACTAAGTAGACCGTCTTCAGAATTGGAAATTTTCGATTTACAGGGTCGCTTTATAGAATCCGGGGCGACCGACTATATGGGTATGTATATTTGGTCTCCTAGCGATTTACCGGCGGGGTTATACCTCGTTAAAATAAACAACGATTTTGGAAAAGTATTTTACGCAAAATAA
- a CDS encoding T9SS type A sorting domain-containing protein, which translates to MKIKTNILFILALFAVLCSAPITEARIAKDRTPGELYIVGPDTSVDSLSGCYLYFSPDAGTTLVVKDSFPGHDTYYCSEFAADYTTGILYKISTESLYYSDDFGSSWVFRMSGLADYYSDLSSSRISGELFTTVIPRLVKSLDYGVTLDSLTDSFIYHYPCAGVRENELYGFRIDTGELYYSFNGGDSNLVVSSLPPGIVQPMRRGHRPGEIYILSGDSIIHSCDHCSIFTRMNSFSADFRDITPGLEAGELYAIEDFSYWDYMTGYTGGWIQICFSEDYGESFTCLKHSADGIAYDTLTGIEEISRPEYRELEIYPNPFNSYCRILSIPNVNLEIFNLRGQLIKSGETNNWGIYNWCPKDVPAGVYLAKICDGFVKLTYLK; encoded by the coding sequence ATGAAAATAAAAACCAACATTCTCTTTATTCTCGCTTTGTTCGCTGTGCTCTGCTCCGCTCCTATAACCGAAGCCCGCATAGCCAAAGACCGCACACCCGGCGAGCTTTATATTGTGGGGCCGGATACTAGTGTGGACTCTCTTTCCGGTTGCTACTTATATTTTTCTCCAGATGCTGGAACAACGCTCGTTGTAAAAGACTCATTTCCTGGACACGATACATATTATTGCAGTGAATTCGCTGCCGATTATACAACAGGAATTCTATATAAGATTTCAACAGAATCTTTGTATTATAGTGACGATTTTGGGAGTTCATGGGTATTTCGGATGTCTGGTTTAGCAGATTATTATTCAGATTTATCATCTAGTAGAATTTCAGGAGAATTATTCACAACAGTCATTCCTCGTTTAGTCAAAAGTCTTGACTACGGTGTTACTTTAGACAGTTTAACGGATTCATTTATTTACCACTATCCTTGTGCGGGAGTAAGAGAGAATGAGTTATATGGATTCAGGATCGATACAGGCGAATTATATTATAGTTTTAATGGTGGAGATTCAAACCTTGTAGTTAGTAGTTTACCCCCTGGTATAGTCCAACCTATGCGAAGAGGTCATAGGCCGGGTGAAATCTATATCCTTTCGGGGGATTCAATAATACACTCTTGTGATCACTGCTCGATTTTTACACGAATGAACTCTTTTTCTGCAGATTTCAGAGATATAACGCCCGGTTTAGAAGCGGGAGAATTATACGCCATTGAAGATTTTTCCTATTGGGATTATATGACTGGATATACTGGCGGTTGGATTCAGATATGTTTTTCTGAAGATTATGGAGAATCCTTTACATGCCTAAAGCATTCTGCGGACGGAATAGCTTATGACACATTAACGGGCATTGAAGAGATATCCAGACCAGAATACAGAGAATTAGAAATTTATCCTAATCCATTTAATTCTTACTGTAGAATCCTTAGTATTCCTAATGTTAACTTGGAGATATTTAATTTGAGAGGTCAACTCATTAAATCGGGCGAGACAAATAATTGGGGCATATATAATTGGTGTCCGAAAGATGTCCCCGCTGGGGTATATCTTGCTAAAATCTGTGATGGTTTTGTAAAACTAACTTACTTGAAATAA
- a CDS encoding T9SS type A sorting domain-containing protein — protein MSENRVLPDIPRIKVFPNPFNSTCTIFSKPNSFIRILDITGKEVLSDKTNYCGRFTWKPKNMPSGLYLVKSQYSVGKIVFQK, from the coding sequence GTGTCCGAGAATCGGGTATTACCAGATATACCACGGATTAAAGTATTCCCTAATCCATTCAATTCAACTTGCACAATCTTTTCTAAGCCAAATTCATTTATAAGGATACTTGATATTACGGGTAAGGAAGTCCTTTCTGATAAAACGAACTATTGCGGGCGGTTCACTTGGAAACCGAAGAATATGCCCTCAGGTCTTTATCTTGTTAAATCACAATATTCAGTTGGCAAAATTGTTTTCCAAAAGTAA